In the genome of Cronobacter malonaticus LMG 23826, one region contains:
- the moaC gene encoding cyclic pyranopterin monophosphate synthase MoaC, which produces MSQLTHINAAGEAHMVDVSGKAETVREARAEAFVEMRPETLSMIVSGSHHKGDVFATARIAGIQAAKRTWELIPLCHPLLLSKVEVQLFADEARSRVRIESLCRLTGKTGVEMEALTAASVAALTIYDMCKAVQKDMAIGPVRLLAKSGGKSGDFQVDAHD; this is translated from the coding sequence ATGTCGCAACTGACCCACATCAACGCCGCGGGCGAAGCCCATATGGTGGATGTCTCCGGCAAAGCGGAGACGGTGCGCGAGGCGCGCGCCGAAGCGTTTGTTGAAATGCGCCCCGAGACGCTGTCGATGATCGTAAGCGGCAGCCATCACAAAGGCGATGTGTTCGCCACCGCGCGCATCGCCGGCATTCAGGCCGCCAAACGCACCTGGGAGCTGATCCCGCTCTGTCATCCGCTGCTGCTGAGCAAAGTTGAAGTGCAGCTTTTCGCCGACGAAGCGCGAAGCCGCGTGCGGATTGAATCGCTGTGCCGACTGACCGGCAAAACCGGCGTCGAGATGGAAGCGCTCACGGCGGCGTCGGTGGCGGCGCTCACGATTTACGACATGTGCAAAGCGGTGCAGAAAGATATGGCCATTGGCCCGGTGCGGCTGCTGGCGAAGAGCGGCGGCAAATCGGGCGATTTTCAGGTAGACGCTCATGATTAA
- a CDS encoding Bax inhibitor-1/YccA family protein, producing the protein MDRFPRSNESIVQPRAGLQTFMAQVYGWMTCGLLLTAFVAWYSANNENLMMYIFSSRFVFFGLIIAQLALVFVLSGLVHKLSPAVATALFMLYSALTGLTLSSIFLVYTYASIASTFVVTAGMFGVMSLYGYTSKRDLSGWGNILFMALIGLIIASLVNFWLKSPALMWAVTYIGVIVFVGLTAYDTQKLKSLGEQIDMNDHGNLRKYSILGALTLYLDFINLFLMLLRIFGNRR; encoded by the coding sequence ATGGATCGATTCCCACGCTCAAATGAAAGCATTGTGCAGCCGCGCGCCGGGCTGCAAACGTTTATGGCTCAGGTGTATGGCTGGATGACCTGCGGTCTGTTGCTGACCGCCTTCGTCGCCTGGTATTCGGCCAACAACGAAAACCTGATGATGTATATCTTCTCCAGCCGGTTTGTGTTCTTCGGGCTTATCATCGCCCAGCTCGCGCTGGTGTTTGTTCTTTCAGGTCTTGTGCATAAGCTCAGCCCGGCGGTCGCCACCGCGCTCTTTATGCTCTATTCGGCGCTGACGGGGCTTACGCTCTCATCCATCTTTCTGGTCTATACCTACGCGTCTATCGCCAGCACGTTTGTGGTGACGGCGGGGATGTTCGGCGTGATGAGCCTGTATGGCTATACGTCCAAACGCGATCTCAGCGGCTGGGGCAATATCCTGTTTATGGCGCTGATTGGGCTGATTATCGCGTCGCTGGTGAACTTCTGGCTGAAGAGTCCGGCGCTGATGTGGGCGGTGACGTATATCGGCGTTATCGTGTTCGTGGGCCTGACGGCGTATGACACGCAGAAGCTGAAGAGCCTGGGCGAGCAGATTGATATGAACGACCACGGGAACCTGCGCAAATATTCGATTCTCGGCGCGCTGACCCTGTATCTCGATTTCATCAACCTGTTCCTGATGCTGCTGCGGATTTTCGGTAACCGCCGATAA
- the moaB gene encoding molybdenum cofactor biosynthesis protein B gives MSQVSAEFVPARVAILTVSSRRGEEDDTSGHFLKDAAHEAGHQVVDKAIVKENRYAIRAEVSRWIASDDVQVVLITGGTGFTAGDQVPEALQPLFDREIAGFGEMFRMLSFEEIGTAMMQSRAVAGMANDTLIFAMPGSTRACRTAWENIIAPQLDARTRPCNFHPHLKK, from the coding sequence ATGAGTCAGGTTAGCGCAGAGTTTGTGCCGGCGCGCGTCGCCATTCTTACGGTGTCCAGCCGTCGCGGGGAAGAGGACGATACCTCCGGCCATTTTTTGAAAGACGCTGCTCACGAAGCGGGCCATCAGGTCGTGGATAAAGCCATCGTCAAAGAGAACCGTTACGCCATTCGCGCGGAAGTCTCCCGCTGGATTGCGAGCGACGATGTCCAGGTGGTGTTGATTACCGGCGGCACCGGTTTTACCGCGGGCGATCAGGTGCCGGAGGCGCTACAGCCGCTGTTCGATCGCGAAATCGCGGGCTTTGGCGAAATGTTCCGTATGCTCTCGTTTGAAGAGATTGGCACCGCGATGATGCAGTCGCGCGCGGTAGCGGGGATGGCCAACGACACCCTGATTTTCGCGATGCCGGGCTCGACGCGCGCCTGCCGCACCGCCTGGGAAAATATCATCGCGCCGCAGCTCGACGCCCGCACGCGCCCCTGTAATTTTCACCCTCATCTGAAGAAGTAA
- the moaA gene encoding GTP 3',8-cyclase MoaA, whose amino-acid sequence MASQLTDAFARKFYYLRLSVTDVCNFRCTYCLPDGYKPAGVTNKGFLSLDEIRRVTRAFANLGTEKVRLTGGEPSLRRDFCDIIAAVRENPSIRQIAVTTNGYRLARDVAQWREAGLTAVNVSVDSLDARQFHAITGQDKFRQVMAGIDAAFDAGFEKVKVNTVLIRDVNHHQLDTFLNWIKSRPIQLRFIELMETGEGSDLFRKHHISGATIRDELLKRGWIHQLRSRADGPAQVFCHPDYQGEIGLIMPYEKDFCASCNRLRVSSVGKLHLCLFGDGGVDLRDLLAEEGQQAALMARIETALLGKKQTHFLHQGNTGITQNLSYIGG is encoded by the coding sequence ATGGCTTCTCAACTTACCGATGCGTTTGCGCGTAAGTTCTATTACTTGCGCCTGTCAGTGACTGACGTCTGCAACTTTCGTTGCACCTATTGCCTGCCGGATGGCTACAAGCCCGCAGGCGTCACCAACAAAGGCTTCCTCTCGCTCGACGAAATTCGTCGCGTGACGCGCGCGTTCGCGAATCTCGGCACTGAAAAAGTGCGGCTGACCGGCGGCGAACCCTCGCTGCGCCGCGATTTTTGCGACATCATCGCCGCCGTGCGTGAAAACCCCTCCATCCGCCAGATTGCCGTCACAACCAACGGCTACCGCCTGGCGCGCGATGTCGCGCAGTGGCGCGAGGCCGGGCTGACGGCGGTTAATGTCAGCGTCGACAGCCTCGACGCCCGCCAGTTTCACGCGATCACAGGCCAGGATAAATTCCGCCAGGTGATGGCGGGCATCGACGCCGCCTTCGACGCGGGCTTTGAAAAAGTGAAGGTTAACACCGTGCTGATACGCGACGTGAACCATCACCAGCTCGACACCTTCCTCAACTGGATCAAATCCCGCCCCATCCAGCTACGCTTTATTGAGCTGATGGAAACCGGTGAGGGGAGCGATCTCTTCCGCAAGCACCATATTTCTGGCGCGACGATTCGCGACGAACTGCTTAAGCGCGGCTGGATCCATCAGTTGCGCAGCCGTGCTGACGGCCCGGCGCAGGTCTTCTGCCACCCCGATTATCAGGGCGAAATCGGCCTTATCATGCCGTATGAGAAAGATTTCTGCGCGAGCTGCAACCGCCTGCGCGTGTCGTCGGTAGGTAAGCTGCACCTGTGCCTGTTTGGCGACGGCGGCGTGGATCTTCGCGATCTGCTGGCCGAAGAGGGGCAGCAGGCGGCGCTGATGGCGCGTATTGAAACGGCGTTGCTCGGCAAAAAGCAGACGCATTTCCTGCATCAGGGCAACACCGGCATCACCCAGAATCTGTCCTATATCGGCGGCTGA
- a CDS encoding YbhQ family protein: MKWQQYIRVVTGLSCWQIMLHLAVVAMLVAGWMSGALVKVGLVLCAFYALTVVLMLAFQRHHDGLWREVGDFLEELTTTWYFGAALIALWLLSRVLHNNLLLALAGVVILAGPALLSLLVKERKRDSANFSSKHGIRR; this comes from the coding sequence ATGAAGTGGCAACAATATATTCGCGTGGTGACGGGCCTGAGTTGCTGGCAGATTATGCTGCATCTGGCGGTCGTGGCCATGCTGGTGGCGGGCTGGATGAGCGGGGCGCTGGTGAAAGTCGGCCTGGTGTTATGCGCGTTTTACGCGCTGACGGTGGTCCTGATGCTGGCGTTCCAGCGCCACCACGACGGCCTCTGGCGCGAGGTGGGCGATTTCCTCGAAGAGCTGACTACCACCTGGTATTTTGGCGCGGCGTTGATTGCGCTCTGGCTGCTCTCCCGCGTTCTGCATAACAATCTGCTGCTGGCGCTGGCGGGCGTGGTGATCCTGGCCGGGCCTGCGCTGCTCTCACTGCTGGTTAAAGAGCGCAAGCGTGATTCAGCCAATTTTTCGTCGAAACATGGCATACGCCGCTAA
- the clsB gene encoding cardiolipin synthase ClsB, protein MKTTWRDGNHIELLENGDEFYPAVFDAIDKARSKVILETFIWFDDNVGRQLHDVILNAAQRGVSIEVLLDGYGSPDLSDEFVGTLTSAGVMFRYYDPRPRTMGMRTNVFRRMHRKIVVIDGEVAFVGGINYSAEHMSDYGPEAKQDYAVRVEGPVVQDIYHFVLSNLGEERVSRWWQRHYQQAVENTTPGEAQALFVWRDNNDHRDDIERHYLKMLANAKKEVIIANAYFFPGYRLLHAMRNAARRGVKVKLIVQGEPDMPIVKVGARLLYNYLVKGGVEVYEYLRRPLHGKVALMDDHWATVGSSNLDPLSLSLNLEANLIIHDTQFNQTLRDNLTRLIREDCKQVDESMMPKRTWWNLAKSVIVFHFLRHFPAMVGWLPAHTPKLAQVPPPVQPEIETQDRVETENPGVKP, encoded by the coding sequence ATGAAAACGACCTGGCGTGACGGAAACCATATTGAGCTGTTAGAGAACGGCGACGAGTTTTATCCCGCCGTGTTTGACGCCATCGACAAGGCGCGCAGCAAAGTCATCCTCGAAACCTTTATCTGGTTCGACGATAACGTGGGCCGCCAGTTGCATGACGTCATCCTGAATGCCGCCCAACGCGGCGTCAGCATTGAAGTGCTGCTGGACGGCTACGGCTCGCCCGATCTTAGCGACGAGTTTGTCGGCACGCTGACCTCGGCGGGCGTGATGTTCCGTTATTACGATCCGCGCCCGCGCACGATGGGCATGCGCACCAACGTGTTCCGCCGTATGCACCGCAAAATCGTGGTAATTGATGGCGAAGTGGCGTTTGTCGGCGGCATTAACTACTCCGCCGAGCATATGAGCGATTACGGCCCGGAGGCGAAACAGGATTACGCGGTGCGCGTCGAAGGGCCGGTGGTGCAGGATATCTACCATTTTGTGCTCAGCAATCTTGGCGAAGAGCGCGTGAGCCGCTGGTGGCAGCGTCACTATCAGCAGGCGGTGGAGAACACCACGCCGGGCGAGGCGCAGGCGCTGTTTGTCTGGCGCGACAATAACGATCACCGCGACGATATCGAACGGCATTACCTCAAGATGCTGGCGAACGCCAAAAAAGAGGTGATTATCGCCAACGCCTATTTCTTCCCCGGCTACCGCCTGCTGCATGCGATGCGCAACGCCGCCCGCCGCGGCGTGAAAGTGAAGCTGATTGTGCAGGGTGAGCCGGATATGCCTATCGTTAAGGTAGGCGCGCGCCTGCTTTATAACTATCTGGTGAAAGGCGGCGTCGAAGTCTATGAATATCTGCGTCGTCCGCTGCATGGCAAGGTGGCGCTGATGGACGATCACTGGGCGACGGTCGGCTCCAGCAACCTCGACCCGCTGAGCCTGTCGCTCAATCTGGAGGCGAATCTGATTATTCACGACACGCAGTTTAACCAGACCCTGCGCGATAACCTGACGCGTCTGATCCGCGAAGACTGTAAACAGGTGGATGAGAGCATGATGCCAAAGCGCACCTGGTGGAATCTTGCCAAGAGCGTCATCGTGTTCCACTTCCTGCGCCACTTCCCGGCAATGGTGGGCTGGCTGCCCGCGCATACGCCGAAGCTCGCGCAGGTGCCGCCGCCGGTACAACCTGAAATCGAAACCCAGGACCGGGTGGAGACTGAAAATCCGGGAGTGAAACCGTAA
- a CDS encoding lysylphosphatidylglycerol synthase transmembrane domain-containing protein has product MAKSHPKWRIAKKILTWVFFIAVVVLIVMYAQKVDWEEVWKVIKNYDRTALLISVALVILSYLLYGCYDLLGRAYCGHKLAKRQVMLVSFVCYAFNLTLSTWVGGVGMRYRLYSRLGLPGSTITRIFSLSITTNWLGYILLGGVIFTFGVVKLPAHWYIDEMTLRIIGIALLAVIAVYMWFCAFAKRRHMTIKGQKLVLPSWKFAIAQMVISSANWMAMGAIIWLLLGQEINYFFVLGVLLVSSIAGVIIHIPAGIGVLEAVFIALLGGEHVSHGAIIAALLAYRMLYFFAPLLLAIVIYLVLESRAKKLRAKNEQKLAKAQGSDSVREENEEPSLSLAKEK; this is encoded by the coding sequence ATGGCGAAATCGCATCCGAAATGGCGCATCGCGAAGAAAATCCTCACGTGGGTGTTTTTTATCGCCGTCGTCGTGCTGATTGTGATGTATGCGCAAAAAGTCGACTGGGAAGAAGTCTGGAAGGTCATTAAAAATTACGACCGCACCGCCCTGCTTATCTCGGTGGCGCTGGTTATCCTGAGTTATCTGCTTTATGGCTGTTACGATCTGCTGGGCCGCGCCTATTGCGGCCATAAGCTTGCCAAACGGCAGGTGATGCTGGTCTCTTTCGTCTGTTACGCCTTTAACCTGACGCTCAGCACCTGGGTGGGCGGCGTGGGGATGCGCTACCGGCTTTACTCACGCCTCGGGCTGCCGGGGAGCACCATCACGCGCATTTTCTCGCTGAGTATTACGACCAACTGGCTCGGTTATATTCTGCTCGGCGGCGTGATTTTCACCTTTGGCGTGGTGAAGCTGCCGGCGCACTGGTATATCGACGAGATGACGCTGCGCATTATCGGCATCGCGCTGCTGGCAGTGATCGCGGTCTATATGTGGTTTTGCGCGTTTGCCAAACGCCGCCATATGACGATTAAGGGCCAGAAGCTGGTGTTGCCGTCATGGAAATTCGCGATAGCGCAGATGGTGATTTCCAGCGCCAACTGGATGGCGATGGGCGCGATTATCTGGCTGCTGCTGGGCCAGGAGATTAACTATTTCTTTGTGCTGGGCGTGCTGCTGGTGAGCAGTATCGCCGGGGTGATTATCCATATCCCGGCGGGCATCGGGGTGCTGGAAGCGGTGTTTATCGCGCTACTCGGCGGCGAGCATGTGAGCCACGGCGCGATTATCGCGGCGCTGCTCGCCTACCGTATGCTCTATTTCTTCGCCCCGCTGCTGCTGGCTATCGTTATCTATCTGGTGCTTGAGAGCCGCGCGAAGAAGCTGCGCGCCAAAAACGAGCAGAAGCTCGCAAAGGCGCAGGGCTCTGACAGCGTGCGTGAGGAGAACGAGGAGCCGTCGCTGAGTCTCGCGAAAGAGAAGTGA
- the moaD gene encoding molybdopterin synthase sulfur carrier subunit, giving the protein MINVLFFAQVRELIGVDAERVAAEFPTVEALREHFAARGGRYALALESGKLLAAVNQTLVPFDHPLADGDEVAFFPPVTGG; this is encoded by the coding sequence ATGATTAATGTGCTTTTCTTCGCGCAGGTGCGCGAGCTTATCGGGGTGGACGCCGAGCGTGTGGCGGCGGAATTCCCGACCGTTGAGGCGCTGCGTGAACATTTTGCGGCGCGTGGCGGCCGTTACGCCCTGGCGCTGGAGTCGGGCAAGCTGCTGGCGGCCGTTAACCAGACGCTGGTGCCGTTTGATCATCCGCTCGCCGATGGCGATGAAGTGGCTTTTTTCCCGCCGGTGACCGGAGGCTGA
- a CDS encoding endonuclease/exonuclease/phosphatase family protein: MAENTQRFSFNVLTINTHKGFTAFNRRFILPELRDAVRTVSADIVCLQEVMGAHEVHPLHVENWPDTTHYEFLADTMWSDYAYGRNAVYPEGHHGNAVLSRYPIEHYENRDVSVPGTEKRGVLHCRITPPGFPKAIHVICVHLGLKEAHRQAQLMMLAELVNSLPEGEPVVVAGDFNDWRQQANRILRNEAGLDEVFTRAHGRPARTFPVSFPLLRLDRIYVKNASASAPTALPLRNWRHLSDHAPLAVEIHL; the protein is encoded by the coding sequence ATGGCAGAAAACACACAGCGATTTTCATTTAACGTTTTAACGATTAATACCCACAAAGGTTTTACCGCGTTTAACCGACGCTTTATTTTGCCGGAACTGCGCGACGCGGTGCGGACGGTCTCGGCGGATATTGTCTGCCTGCAGGAAGTGATGGGCGCGCACGAAGTTCACCCACTGCATGTGGAGAACTGGCCGGACACCACGCATTACGAATTTCTGGCCGACACCATGTGGAGCGATTACGCCTACGGGCGCAACGCCGTTTATCCGGAAGGCCATCACGGCAACGCCGTGCTGTCGCGCTACCCGATTGAACATTACGAAAACCGCGACGTCTCGGTGCCCGGCACCGAAAAGCGCGGCGTGCTGCACTGCCGTATTACCCCGCCCGGCTTTCCAAAAGCGATTCATGTGATTTGCGTTCATCTGGGGCTGAAAGAGGCGCACCGCCAGGCGCAGCTCATGATGCTGGCCGAACTGGTCAACAGCCTGCCGGAAGGCGAGCCGGTGGTCGTGGCGGGCGATTTTAACGACTGGCGTCAGCAGGCTAACCGTATTCTGCGCAACGAGGCCGGGCTTGATGAGGTGTTTACCCGCGCTCACGGCCGCCCGGCGCGCACATTTCCGGTGAGTTTCCCATTGCTGCGCCTTGACCGAATCTATGTGAAAAACGCCTCGGCGAGCGCGCCGACCGCGCTGCCGCTGCGTAACTGGCGCCATCTTTCCGACCATGCCCCGCTGGCAGTGGAGATCCATCTATGA
- the moaE gene encoding molybdopterin synthase catalytic subunit MoaE, whose amino-acid sequence MNETRIRVGHENFSVGDEYQWLAQCDEDGAVVTFTGKVRNHNLGDSVSALTLEHYPGMTEKALAEIVAEARERWPLQRVSVIHRVGELWPGDEIVFVGVTGAHRSQAFDAAQFIMDYLKTRAPFWKREATPEGDRWVEARDSDQEAAKRW is encoded by the coding sequence ATGAATGAAACCCGCATCCGCGTCGGCCATGAAAATTTCAGCGTCGGCGATGAGTACCAGTGGCTGGCGCAGTGCGATGAAGACGGCGCGGTCGTCACCTTTACCGGCAAAGTGCGCAACCATAATCTTGGCGACAGCGTGAGCGCGCTGACGCTTGAGCACTATCCGGGCATGACGGAAAAAGCGCTGGCGGAGATCGTCGCCGAGGCGCGTGAGCGCTGGCCGCTGCAACGCGTGTCGGTTATCCACCGCGTGGGCGAGCTGTGGCCGGGCGATGAAATCGTTTTTGTTGGCGTGACCGGCGCGCACCGCAGCCAGGCGTTTGACGCGGCGCAGTTTATTATGGATTACCTGAAAACCCGCGCGCCGTTCTGGAAGCGCGAGGCCACGCCGGAAGGCGACCGCTGGGTGGAAGCGCGCGACAGCGATCAGGAGGCGGCGAAGCGCTGGTAA
- the yvcK gene encoding uridine diphosphate-N-acetylglucosamine-binding protein YvcK, whose amino-acid sequence MRNRTFADLDRVVALGGGHGLGRVMSSLSSLGSRLTGIVTTTDNGGSTGRIRRSEGGIAWGDMRNCLNQLITEPSVASAMFEYRFGGNGELSGHNLGNLMLKALDHLSVRPLEAINLIRNLLKVDAFLIPMSEQPVDLMAIDREDNEVYGEVNIDLLSHPPKELMLYPAVQATREAVEAIAEADLIVIGPGSFYTSLMPLLLLDDLAKALRRTPAPMVYIGNLGRELSPAAAALRLEEKLALMEAHIGKRVVDAVVVGPKVDVSGAQDRIVIQEPLEASDIPYRHDRHLLRAALEKAIQALG is encoded by the coding sequence ATGCGCAATCGCACGTTTGCGGATCTCGACCGGGTAGTGGCGCTCGGCGGCGGTCACGGTTTAGGACGCGTTATGTCCTCGCTCTCTTCTCTGGGCTCGCGCCTCACAGGCATTGTCACGACGACCGATAACGGCGGCTCGACGGGCCGTATCCGTCGCTCAGAAGGCGGGATCGCCTGGGGCGATATGCGCAACTGTCTCAATCAGTTAATTACCGAACCGAGCGTCGCGTCGGCGATGTTTGAGTACCGTTTTGGAGGTAATGGGGAACTTTCGGGGCATAACCTCGGAAATCTCATGTTAAAGGCGCTGGATCACCTGAGCGTGCGGCCTTTAGAGGCGATAAATCTTATCCGCAACCTGCTTAAAGTGGACGCGTTCCTGATCCCGATGTCTGAGCAACCAGTCGATCTGATGGCTATCGATCGCGAAGACAACGAAGTATATGGCGAAGTCAATATCGATTTGCTGAGCCATCCGCCGAAAGAGCTGATGCTCTACCCTGCCGTGCAGGCGACGCGCGAGGCCGTTGAGGCGATTGCCGAAGCGGATTTAATCGTGATTGGCCCCGGCAGTTTTTACACCAGCCTGATGCCGCTGCTGCTGCTTGACGATCTCGCCAAAGCGCTGCGCCGCACGCCTGCGCCGATGGTTTACATCGGCAATTTAGGCCGCGAGTTAAGCCCGGCCGCCGCCGCGCTCAGGCTTGAAGAGAAGCTGGCGCTGATGGAAGCGCATATCGGTAAACGCGTGGTGGACGCCGTAGTTGTTGGCCCGAAGGTGGACGTGAGCGGCGCGCAGGACAGAATTGTGATTCAGGAGCCGCTGGAAGCAAGCGATATTCCTTACCGCCATGACCGCCACCTGCTGCGCGCGGCGCTGGAAAAGGCGATTCAGGCGCTGGGGTAA